TTCAGAACAAAGGGATGGATCTCTTCCAGACCCTCAGCTAGATAGCATAGGCCCTTCCTTTGGTCCCAGTCGGTTATTCATATTCTCACGGTCGAGCAAGTAAAGGGCCCATACATTCCACAAGATTGGGTTATTGTGCAGAGTTTGATTTGAGAAATTGACCTATATAACATGCAGCTATAAATACATATCGAAATGTTAATTTATCCAAAATTGCACTCCTCAGTCGAGGCACTCAAAACTGTATCCATCTGAATCACATTAGTTTCACAAATTTTAAGACAATGAGATTTGAGTTTTCTGTTAATGAGAATGTTTTTAACATCTAGACTGATTTAACTTTCGGTTCGCGATTAAACCCTAGAGTTGATCTGTTTGGCGGGTGTTCTGATCAAACAAGATTGTTTTCGAAAACGATAAATCAAGATTTACTTTACTAGCTTCCACGGACCACGATAAAGACTAATGACCACTTAGGTCTCAGAGTAAACATAACACCTTACATAACTTTGTCACTTTAGTATTAACCTGTCAAAGACTTAAAGTCCTGTAGGCCTCTAGGGTGTTACGTATTTGATTCTCTCACACAGTCAGCATCGTACAACTCCTGTAATACTATGGATCGTGCCTAAGATATGACACAgtaaaaacaaatcatataatGAAAGAGATGGACTGAGGTTAACATGGTTTCATTTCACAAAAGTTTGGTTGGGCAGACGAGTATATTCTATACAAAATCATTTCCGGGGTTATCTATCTTTGAACAAGTGAGGAGCTCAGGAGCTACACAATTTCTGTACAGGACAGGAAGTAGAATTTTACCTAACTTCATGTTACATGTAGACTTGCGTATTCTATGGTATGTGTTTGATTCCAAGGAGAGAGCAAATCAATTCAAAAATGTGTTGAATCTGCTTCTAGATCTTCAGATATAGCAAATAAAGTTGATCTTTTTCCAACTGAGCGCTCGCGCTTTCAACAATCTGAAAAGAGTGTAAATTTGCATCAGCTACTTGAAGATTCATCAGCCCTTCTGGGTTTATAAGTTAGTGTTTGTGTACTGGTAGTACATACCTGAAATCCCATCTTGTTGTAAAGGCCCTGTGCCTTTTTATTCTTTCTAtcaacatgcatatataccCGTTCTAATTCTGCACATCGGTAAAGTGAGATCAGAAGGGGAACCATATCCCACAAAACGATAAAGAATGAAATGCCTCATTTGTATCTTACCATCCAACTTTGCTTGCTTAATAGCAAATTGCAGCATATTACTTCCAACACCCTGGCAACGTGCAGGTTTGATAACACACAAGTTTGCAATATAACCATATCTATTTTCACGTGTCATCTTGAAGTCTTTGAACTCGGAATGTTTTACAAGTTGCTGCAATAGGTTCCATGGTCAACTAAGCAAAGACACTAATTGGACAGACGAATAAATAGAAGTCCTTAGTAACAAAGATAATATACCTCTGGAAAGGTCTCTCCATCCATCATGTATCGGGTCCTCAAATCAACTGTCCCAACCATGCTTTGTAGAACATTGCGTTTCACATCCTTTGAATCCTTCGTCATCTGACAAATTTGAAAGCAGAACATGTCAACGATAAGTGGAATATATTCAATGATTGAGCACTTCAACTACATAGCATTTTTGCAAAAAGGTTGTATCAAGTACTAAAACAAGAAATATTAACACCATACCGTAACAATGCATCTGCATTTATAGCCAAACTGGATATTGCTTCGCCTTTTGATTTCATTAAATTCCTGGATATAAATGTATTGATAAGAACTTCATTACACATATCACACATAAAGAAATTGGGAAATTAAAAGTAAATGAGCCATGCCAACCTGCTCTGTGTATTTCTTTATGTGGCTCTGAACATATCTGTGTAATCAAGCATATAGCTAGAATCAGCACTGTCTAATTCTCCACTTTTTTGAAAAATACTCTCATTGAAGGCTTGGAACCAACTAAAGACTGCATATGCAAAGGAAGGACTATAAACCACCATTGGCAGGATTTAGCCATGGGGGTGTCCTCAAAATCAAGATTGAGGTCAGAACTAGAAGTTCTGGGCCATGCTCATTCTCTTGATTTATCTATCAGCTGGATGACTACAGATGGTATAGAACAAGGAGTGGGCAAGTTCAGATGACATAGACCATCTAGTGACCCTACCCACAATAGGAACCTTATGGCCCTCATTTAGTTAGAATAATGTGACTGACAAAGTCTCTCCTAGAGAGAGGAAGACACATACACAGGAGGTGAGGAAAAACTGAAATACTCACTTGTCATTATTGCGATCCTCCCAGCGAGTTGCTGCACGTACATATGCTGATGTCTAccataaattgaaaaacatgCAAACCACCAGATATTACTCATGGGACACAAATACCATACTCATTGAAAGTTCCGTGATCAAGACTTTATGGCATAGAAAGTCATTACTTACCCAGTATTCTTCATCACACATGGCTTGTCGTGCAATATATCCACCAAATTCAAACATATCATCAGGATCTAAATCTTTATTTGAAGGTTGCCCCCGGTTAAATTGAAGAGGACGATCCCTAGACAAATCAAGATGAGGAAGACTAGGTTGTTTTGGAAGCTCTACTGACAATTCTTCAATCATCCTGTTATGTGAATTCTTTGATTCCATCTTCCTGTTCATTTGGTGAAGAACTGGAAGAGTGAGAGATATGTAGCAGTGCAAAGATCCTAGTTTACGAGTAAGAGGAATGACATTTAATTGAATAACAACAAATTTAACCAAATTACTCACATGGACCAAACACAAGTAGCCCTGTCAAACTTTTGAGAACACCTTGTTCTGTCATGGGAAAATCTCACCAGTCCAGGTTTTGTAACTGTAATCGTCAACATCATAGCAGTTCTTCCCCCAGACTGAACTAAAACAGAATGAGAACTGTTTCTTACAGCTTTCTCATCTCACAAGAATGGAGAAAATGATTCTCAGGATGTGAAACACTTGTTGGATCCCTGCTGAAAGAGTAGCAGTCTTTTAGAACAAAAGCGAAATTATTTCAGGAAACATGACTATCTTATATCTAGATGTCAACTGGTGGGTCATGATAATAGATAAGACAAGATGACAACATGTTGGCTTGACTAATAACTTAATTAGTGAATCTTTCATAAAAAGAAACAACAAAATGTAAATCTGGTGAGCCAAAAAGAGGTTGAATTTAGACTTCCAGCATTGAAAGGACTCAAACTCAATCACTCTCCTATCCAAAATCCAAATTATTTTTGGGTCGGTTTTGGCTCCTAACAAATAAAAGCCGTCAACGGTTTGTTTTTGTGATTAACTGATGAGGCAAACAACAAGTAGGTATGCAGCAAACACACAGGTTTATGAAGAATACCAGTGGCAGCTataatgtttataaatatcatTGTCAGGAGAACATGTGAATCCCCCTCATTCTTCTTTCTCTACTCAATAATACACTTTCCTATTAGTGCCATGTACAATTCCTTAAACTACACATCAAAATCTTGCACAAAAATTCCAGGCTCAACGTATCGATATAACACAACACAACACATACTTTCTGGGACTCGAATGAGATTCACTTCCAAGAAAAGGGATGATCAGACCTACAAGAATACTCTCACCAATGTGGGGGCTTGTAGCTCCAATCTTTCAGAGCAATCAAACCCCACACAAAAGCTCAGTACTCAGAAATTTCGAACAACTCTTTCCCCTTCTTCCTTGATCTCCTATTATAccaaaaattcaatatataattaaccaAATAAAACCAGTGGATCAAATCATTATCCTATTTCTAATTTCCGCAATGTGGGGAAAACTAATCAGAAATTTAGAAACTTCAGTGGACATAGCCACATGACAGCcacatatacatataaaatttcatcaaatttacctaaaaaacaaatatattaaACCATTCAATAATTACATGTATTATTTCCCAACCTACACAGTACacacaatcatcatcaacaaaataaaagggttcatacaaaaaaaacccaaaaatgaaatctttattttcttttgagttAAAAATGAGATCTTTGTTTAAAATTCTTGTTGGGTAGAGAGAAAAAGCTACCAGAGAAGCTTTATCCACCGAGTTCAAGACTGAGTTAACTCCCGAGTCCAGGTTTTCTTTACAGAAAAGAAAGACCCAAATTTGACAAAGAGATGGCTGAAATTCACAGGCAATTTCGGATtagagagaaagaggaagCTTTACCTGATTGGAAACCAAGCTCGGCGACGCGGTTGTGCGGCGGCAGCGGCCGAGGCGCGGCGGTGGTGAAATGATCGGCGGTTGATTGAAGAAGGTGAATTGGAGTCGCGACGGGTGAGGTGAGTGGGCTCGGAGAGAGAGCGCGGCGGCAGTTATGGTGGTAGTGACGGTGGTTCTGTTACGGTTTGGATTTTGGGgtaatgaagaagaagaagaagaaggaagaagaagcggTTAGTTATTTGGCGGACGGGTTTGTTATGAATGGCGGGGTCCAACCGTTATTAtactttcttttttaaatttttggaaaaagaaaaagaaaaaacaaaaggaaattaaTATTTGTTTTTCTGATACAACTTTGAGACTTTGGGGGTGCTTTCTGTGTGCTTGGTATTTGTTTGGATAATGAACTGTGTGCTTGATTTGCAAGCTCACTATTGACTATTTTTTTCGAATCTAAAGAATCCATTGTTCGGGGTGATTCCACTGAAATAAAGTAATATTTAATTTGAATATAAAACATTATCTTCAACAAAATGATGTATGAAGTTTGAACATCATTTTCCTTAGaagtaacataaaaaaaaacatgtacGTGAAAGAATTTTGGATGAATtataaagagtttttttcaccaacagtccctcaactctggtgtacctaccaatctgatacctcaactcttaatcgtaccaatgtgatacccagactctagtattgctatcattgaagtacttccgttagttttttttaacttttccgttatcttggtgacgtggcagttacgtgaggcccacaaagagggttaaaagacaaaattaacctcatctgagaggagcaatgtttttcccgccctttaccttgagaaagacacccaacaattccaattttggcgccaattttccctccctactccttaatttgtgtctcttatctaaactaaagaactaccgccaaccagtcgaccacaatctgataaaacctagatcaatctcattttctatttttaccctagcacttgttaaactaacagaataaatataaaaatttatatggaacatctcatttccacaatctcataagaatataaaaacacataacttaacgaaattcaaatacatgtttaagtaccattagttgccacattttatgttgatctgccatgatttttgcttgtaagaacttttaagtaccattagtacaATGCTTTATCTGCTGGTATTATTCCCTCtggcttaacgaaattcaactacatgtaccattagttcttacaagtaaaaatcatggcagatcaacataaaaaggtggcaactaatggtacttaaacatgtatttgaatttcgttaagttatgtgtttttattcttatgagattgtggaaatgagatgttccatataaatttctatatttattctgttagtttaacaagtgctagggtaaaaatagaaaatgagattgatctaggttttatcagattgtggtcgactggttggcggtagttctttagtttagataagagacacaaattaaggagtagggagggaaaattggcgccaaaattggaattgttgggtgtctttctcaaggtaaagggcgggaaaaacattgctcctctcagatgaggttaattttgtcttttaaccctctttgtgggcctcacgtaactgccacgtcaccaagataacggaaaagttaaaaaaaactaacggaagtactttaatgatagcaatactagagtctgggtatcacattggtacgattaagagttgaggtatcacattggtaggtacagcagagttgagggactgttggtgaaaaaaactcaattaTAAACTATGGAACGAGAATTAAGAAATTAATCTAACTCTATTACGTGAGAATAACATGCTTTGTCAAACGCATCCTTAGGTGAGAATTTTGGTTGATCTTTATAGTTTACCCTTTGTTATATATGGCTCTCTTTACTCTTGTTATGTTcccttcattttctttatatGTTTAGAGGAATATTTAAAGAAAAGGGACTACAGTCTCTGCCTTCTTATGATGTTGGGTAAAGAGCAAAAGGGCATTATCACATTGAGTAATCATTCTCCATCGCATGAGATTTCCTTTTCCTTGAACAAATATTGAGCACCAGGAACATTCAAATACATGAAATTTAACCCTCACAAGTCATAAGCTGTACTTCACAATTCACAAACATAACCCAATGGCCACAACTAACGTGATACTTAAAGACCACCAGAAACAACAACTCAGGCGTCAAATTCAGGCTTCACCCTCTGTCCATActtgttcttcatcttctcatcAAGCCCCTTAGCCTTGATCTCTGCAATCTTCTCAGCATTAGCCATGGACTCCTCTTGAACCTTGGCAATACGCTGACTCCTCTTCTTGGTCATGGCCTGTCTCTCGGCTTCCAATCCTTCATACTCTCTAACCCAGCAGCTCTGCACTGCACAGCTCAACATCAAGACCACCATCTGCATCATCAGCATTGCCATCAAAACCCCGCATTCCAACCTCACCAAGAGCTTGGCCTCTCTCGGGTCCCTGGGGGACTTGAGCGTCGAAATGGTAGAGCGCTCTTTGGTAAACAGAGCCAGTATGCCAAGGATTTGTCCGACCAAGGATGCGAGGAGAAGGGAGACGTGGGTTATGAAGCAGAGGTGGGAGTAGAAGCTTACAAATGAAGAGAGAAGTGAGATTCCCGAAATCATGAGGAATGCCATGCCCATCGAAGTTGGGGGCATTCGGAGGAGGATAGTGGGGACTAGAGATGTGGCAGAGAGAATGAAGAGGATGAAATTCAAGCATGCTAGGAGGAGATTAGGGAAAGAACAAGAGCTCCTGAGATTGGATTTCGAGGAAGACATCTTCTGGGTTTCGAGTTGAAATGCTTCAGAATCAGAAATGTGGTATATGATTTGTTCAGCGGAATGGGGGAGACTTTGGATCTATATAGGAGGCAGTGGCATTCGGCAGTTTGAGTCCACAACGGCTAGGTTTTTGATGACCCACATATGTCCTCGAAATATGAAATGTTCTTATGTTCCCTCCTCCAGGTTTTAAATTCTATAAGGGCCACAGTAATTATCAGATTAGTTTCCTAGCCGTTTTGATAAGGTTAAGGTTAAAAAAATGGAATCGCAGTTACTGTGAAAACAAACGGTGAAAACACtagaaaaaaaacttttaACTGCTTAAATTTAAACATCATTTATACGATGACCCCATGTTGAATGATCATTAGAAACACTAACAAGCTCGTAGCGTGCTATTTTAATAAAGATCACGCTGTTTTTTAAGATTGGTGTGCTCACTGTGATGAGTAGACGAGTAGTTCATCTGTTTCAGTCCTCTGCTGGCTCCTGCTGAAAAAAGATACATGTactcaaaatcaataataaCTACAGAAGTTGTATTGTACAGTTCCAAAATAAGTACATTTTAAAAACTGGATTTTCAACCTGGTAGTTTTCATGTACACGATCATCAGATTAAATCTCAGCACCAAGTTTAAAGTTGTTAAAGTCAGAAATAGTTATACCTGGTCTTTATAGTCGTATAGATCATTTGTGTCATCGCACGTTAGAGTGCCCTTATCATAGTGTGTTAGAATGCCCTCAACTCTATCCAGTGATGCTTCTAATTTCCCTGTGCTCATGTTAAACAAGGCTTCACCAGTGCCCAGAGCCCTAATCATTTCAACATACAAACCAGGAAGCACaattaacatcaaatataaacaGCTGACGAGCAACAAGACAATAACAGCATGTAATCTAAGAAACAACAAGATAATACATTATTCAACAAAggtgtaatttttatttaatcaaTGACTTGATGTTTCTCACTAAAGGGATATAATAAAGAAGACCTATATATAACTATCTAATTGAGATACATTgaattgacatatatatgacCACATAACTCTTACACCCTAAAAACTCTTGTGTGCAAAGGAACTTACCCAGTAACTTCTGGAAGCACATAATCTGCCCTCCACCCAAAACGCAAATCTACACCAGGGCACACGCCAAGTGATGTCTTATTCCGAATCCGAGATATCCCATCTCCACCAAAACATGTAGTGAGCTTCCATTTCCATCCAGTTGCATTCATTCGAAAATTATGGCCAATGCCAACCTGTTTTCAAACAGTTTGTAGCATGgttactacaacaatataacaaatatgGGCTTGGTACAGGAATGTAGGCATTAGTGCAGAATGTAAGTCTGTAACTGATCAACTCCTATTAAAGTTGGTGAGTCAAGCAATATTCGTGAGATGCTGTAAAGGGTCCGGATTATATTAAGATGATGCAGGGAAGTAGTGATCAGAGTGAAAGCTTACAAACCTGAAGATTTAGAAAATTAGTTAGAGGAATTTTCTTGGAAAGAACACGGACATCTTGACGGATAGGTTCATAGATGAACTTCCACCTCCGATCAGTAGCTAACGGCTTGAACACAATCTTTGGTTGACACTCATTGATTGGAGCATTATAGAACTGGAaggacatcaatatttaaagaTGCTAAGTCAACTATAAAATACAGAAGCTAATATATAACAACTTCTACTTGATGACTTGTATCAATACTACAAAGCCGAACAGTCAATGTAAAcaagccaaaactctaccgtTCTGCCAAAACCACAATCATGTAATCCAAAACAATATCGCTAGAAATCAAGCTTTTCTTCTTTCATATTATAGACACTTCAAAAGAACCACCCTCAAACCAAAATTAAGCTGAGGTTTTATAGCAACTGATCTTCATATTACACAAAGCTGTACCATCCTAACAGGCTAACACCACAATTTTGCAACAGGCACAATGAATTTGCAGTAGGCCTACACTAATGAACCTATCTAGTTTCCAAACAATACTTGATTCAAACACCACTTACAAACAAGGGCCACTATTGCCTAACTGGTTTATGGAAACAGCAAGCCATAACTAGAATAAGAGTAAACCCTTTAAGCAAGCATTCATATTAGACACAGCAAACACAGAATAGATCATTTTTTCTCAAGAAATTCCAAACCCAGGTGAACTGGGTGCACAACAGACGCAATTGAAAAACGTGAAAGACGTAAAAGTTATATACCTCCAAATTGAGACCGACCCTTAAACCCTGAAGTTCTTTCCGGAACTTGAGAAACAACTCTGATGGTATCCAGTTGATACTGTAAAGCTCTTCCCACGAACTGGGTTCTTCACCATTTGAATCCATTAACAATCAGGACTGGAAAGGACGAAGCTTCCTTATGTTAAAGGTTTCTGATAACACGCAGAACCGAGTGAAGCTAAACTAGTTCTGGGAATTTAAGATATGTCCAAATGACGCTAGGCAAATGGGTCATGGTTTTTAGTTTGTGAACATCTAggaaatatttttatatatggtcCGTTTGGGTCTTCTTCACCGGCCCATTTCAGCTTTCAGATACTGTCCATCctatcaaaattcaaaagtcGACTTCTTTTAAAAGATTCTAGTTTCATCATCTttagaaaaattattttatctaaTCCTGTTTGGTCTTCGAGCAATTCCTTGAGGTGTAAAAACGGTTTTGTCCttctatttttaaatttaatttgtatattcttcaactcttattttttaacagttttgtccattCTGTTAATTGACCGTcaaaaaattccgttaagccgttaaaatgtctagaaacccccaattcaaattagatttttttttctttcttttcttatgccttttttattttctcttttagaAAATATCTAGAAACTTcctttatattatgatgctctacaaacatattttgattattttctacAATGCTAAGACAAGAAAGACTTCTACTGTCATAACCATACTTTGatgcaaaaatagtttcaaactatttatttccaacttgatgttaaacaattgtcattaattctcctcttactgcacaagcaaattaacaaaatttccaacaatGAGTTTGGGTGCTCTGaccaaaggaagaaaaaaagttaaaaattAATGTTTGGAACTAAATCTTTTGCCGTACGACAATGATTATATTATAATTGGAAACATAGTGCAATTAATTACTAGTAATAAAGTTTTCAAGCATGCATTCACTATCATTCGCTTtaagtttgagttttgaagcacACATAAGTGAGGAGAGTCATTCCATTTTACTTGTTTTACATCTGCTCCAAGTTCTCGCAAGCGTTCAGCAAAATTATAGATAACTTGATAGGGAGCAAGATCGTCATTCTCTGAGCATAGAATAAGATAAAGGGCCTTCATACTCTGATAAGAAAGATACGTgataaataataatgtaattcTAAAGCTTAGACAACAACAGTACAAGATACTTatcttgtttacaattaatttgataatttgtgttgattacaattatatatatttgataacacatatgatgaattaaatttaaaaacaagaaaaataaaaataaaaaccaaaagagaaaataaaaaaggcaaaagaaaaaaaatttgatttgaattgggggtattctagacattttaacagcttaatagaatttttttacggtcaactaacgaaatagacaaaactgttaaaaataagagttgaaaaatatacaaattaatttgaaagtagaaggataaaactgtttttacacctatAGTATAaagtgtcacaagtatttaatctttttttatttaagtttttataatgtgaatttttttattaatcgTGTCAAATGACTTGAAGAGCTGAAGTTATTTCAATTCTTAGAAAATTGTTGCAAGTGTTGAAACTTAAAGATAGATATTTTGCTTCAATTTATGTGGTATAATGAGATTTGATAGTGCAAAGCTTTGTTTCTACACTTCCTCGGATAAGGTATCAACTTTCTCCAAATTGAAATTGCAAGCTTTCTCTATATTATGACCTTACAAGTTACTCGATGACCCAAACAAGCCCCATAGAATAAAGTTGGTCATCCATTAAAATGTTTAAAAGGGTGTCACTTATAGGAGTCTTGGACTACAATTATTTGTACAAAACAAATCCCAAACTCATCATTAGTAAACTGTAAACTGGAAGATATAATGTTTCTTAAGACTTCGAGAAGAGTTGGGATAGCAGCTAATGAACTCAAATGTAGCATTTCCATAccaataagattatgaaatatcACTGCTCTCATCTTAAGATCAATGAACGAGATAAAGTAGGTAGTTAACCTCCAAAATAATTATTTGTATATCTGCTGATACAATATGCAGAAGCAACGAATTGGCATTGTGAAAGCCTATGACATATGGATGTTTGTACATTTTTTGAACTACAATCGAATTCTATAACACATAGAATTTCGGATATTTAAGAACTACGAAATAACATACATAATAACTAGGTGAAATGAGCATAATTGTTGTAACAATAAGTACTTTCCATATATTTATTCAACATAACTTATC
This genomic interval from Argentina anserina chromosome 1, drPotAnse1.1, whole genome shotgun sequence contains the following:
- the LOC126791325 gene encoding uncharacterized protein LOC126791325; this translates as MSSSKSNLRSSCSFPNLLLACLNFILFILSATSLVPTILLRMPPTSMGMAFLMISGISLLSSFVSFYSHLCFITHVSLLLASLVGQILGILALFTKERSTISTLKSPRDPREAKLLVRLECGVLMAMLMMQMVVLMLSCAVQSCWVREYEGLEAERQAMTKKRSQRIAKVQEESMANAEKIAEIKAKGLDEKMKNKYGQRVKPEFDA
- the LOC126800287 gene encoding uncharacterized protein LOC126800287, encoding MMLTITVTKPGLVRFSHDRTRCSQKFDRATCVWSMKMESKNSHNRMIEELSVELPKQPSLPHLDLSRDRPLQFNRGQPSNKDLDPDDMFEFGGYIARQAMCDEEYWTSAYVRAATRWEDRNNDKYVQSHIKKYTEQEFNEIKRRSNIQFGYKCRCIVTMTKDSKDVKRNVLQSMVGTVDLRTRYMMDGETFPEQLVKHSEFKDFKMTRENRYGYIANLCVIKPARCQGVGSNMLQFAIKQAKLDELERVYMHVDRKNKKAQGLYNKMGFQIVESASAQLEKDQLYLLYLKI
- the LOC126791309 gene encoding uncharacterized protein LOC126791309 isoform X1, whose amino-acid sequence is MDSNGEEPSSWEELYSINWIPSELFLKFRKELQGLRVGLNLEFYNAPINECQPKIVFKPLATDRRWKFIYEPIRQDVRVLSKKIPLTNFLNLQVGIGHNFRMNATGWKWKLTTCFGGDGISRIRNKTSLGVCPGVDLRFGWRADYVLPEVTGALGTGEALFNMSTGKLEASLDRVEGILTHYDKGTLTCDDTNDLYDYKDQQEPAED
- the LOC126791309 gene encoding uncharacterized protein LOC126791309 isoform X2; amino-acid sequence: MDSNGEEPSSWEELYSINWIPSELFLKFRKELQGLRVGLNLEFYNAPINECQPKIVFKPLATDRRWKFIYEPIRQDVRVLSKKIPLTNFLNLQVGIGHNFRMNATGWKWKLTTCFGGDGISRIRNKTSLGVCPGVDLRFGWRADYVLPEVTGALGTGEALFNMSTGKLEASLDRVEGILTHYDKGTLTCDDTNDLYDYKDQEPAED